The genomic segment CAAAGAGTTATTGATGTATACGAAAAAGAGGAAATTGTTTATCACGTGGTTGAAAAGAAGCCACTCAAAATACATAAAGTTAAATGTTCAATTGACTGGGATAGAAGACAAGATGGTATGCATCAGCATTTAGGTCAACATGTTTTATCAGGATCTTTTTTCAACCTTTTCAACGCTAATACTTTTGCTATTCACCTAGGTTCTGATATAAGTACAGTCGATATTTATGGTGTTTTAACTGAAGAACAAGTTAGAGAAGCAGAAAGACTTGCTAACAAAGTTATAGGGGATGCCGTACCTGTAGAATCTTTTGTTCCAACTAAAGCTGAACTTAAAAAATTATCCCTTAGACGTGCTCTTCCAAATACCGAAGAAGATATTAGAGTCGTAAAAATAGGAGATTTTGATATTAATGCTTGCTGCGGACTTCACCCTGCATCTACTCTTGATCTAAGACTTATTAAAATAAAAAAATTCGAGAAACATAAAGAAGGAACAAGAATAGAATTTCTAGCTGGCGAACGTGCCATTTCTGATTCTTTTAAGAAAGATGAATTTCAAACTTCTATATGTAGATATTTAAGTTGTAATGAAAATGAAGCTATAAATGGTATAAAGAACTTAAATCAAAGTCTTCGCGAAGCCAATGAAACAAATAAAAATCTTAACATTTTACTAGCTAAATATCAAGTTAAGGAAATTCTTGAAAATGCAGCTAAGATAAATAATGTTAAAGTAATTAAACAGATATTTGATGGTGAAAACCTAAAGTATGTGAATAACCTTACTTCTAAGCTTATCGAAAATGAGAGCACAATAGCTCTAATGGCAGTAAAATCTGATGAAAAAGTAAATCTATTATTTGCTTGTTCCAAAGACATTAAAGATATCAAAATGAATGAACTTTTAAAAGATGCTATATCTCTTATTGATGGAAAAGGCGGCGGGAGTCCTTTCCAAGCTCAAGGAGCAGGGAAAAACAATTCAAATTTAGAAAGCGCAATGGACTATGCATTTAATAAAGTATCTCAAATTATAGGTGTTGCGAACTAGGTGAAATATAAAAATACTTACAGTATGAGGAAATTTTAAGTTTACTGCTAAACCTTCGAAATGGAATATGCGTTTGTTTCGGTTCTTTGAAGATTTTGCTTAAGTGTTCTAAGAGCATAAGTTGTACCCAAAGT from the Clostridium beijerinckii genome contains:
- a CDS encoding alanyl-tRNA editing protein; translated protein: MEKLYYDNRYLKEFTAEIIDIKEIDNKFHVILDKTAFFPGGGGQSCDIGTLEDQRVIDVYEKEEIVYHVVEKKPLKIHKVKCSIDWDRRQDGMHQHLGQHVLSGSFFNLFNANTFAIHLGSDISTVDIYGVLTEEQVREAERLANKVIGDAVPVESFVPTKAELKKLSLRRALPNTEEDIRVVKIGDFDINACCGLHPASTLDLRLIKIKKFEKHKEGTRIEFLAGERAISDSFKKDEFQTSICRYLSCNENEAINGIKNLNQSLREANETNKNLNILLAKYQVKEILENAAKINNVKVIKQIFDGENLKYVNNLTSKLIENESTIALMAVKSDEKVNLLFACSKDIKDIKMNELLKDAISLIDGKGGGSPFQAQGAGKNNSNLESAMDYAFNKVSQIIGVAN